In Longimicrobiales bacterium, a single window of DNA contains:
- a CDS encoding DUF1552 domain-containing protein, translated as MEFITGKQIERRTFLRGMGASVALPFLDSMVPAGRLRSAAAQDAADPTRLVAIELVHGAAGSNEWGSTQNLWSPATVGREYDLTPSSLLPLDPWREYLTIVSNTDVRMAEAFQPHEIGGDHFRSSSVFLTQSHPKQTESSDVYVGSSLDQIYARRFGQNTPIPSMQLCIENVDQAGGCAYGYSCVYTDSISWASPTEPLPMIRDPRVAFDLLFGAGGTPEERARRRRTSSSILDWITEDMARMRRELGPGDYVRLDRYLDNVREIERRIQAIEVQNASGEERDLPGAPPGVPDSFTEHMHLMFDLQALAFASDMTRVFSLKTGRDASSRVYPESGTETPFHPASHHGGREAAILDFAEINKFHVSMLPYFLQKLKDIDEGGTDLLEKTMIVFGSPMADGNVHNHRRAPLIVLGHANGKLDGNMHLRAPDGTPMANAMLSMLHSLGHDDMESFGDSTGEFPLTLPAATPDR; from the coding sequence ATGGAATTCATCACCGGAAAACAGATCGAGCGTCGGACCTTCCTTCGGGGAATGGGTGCCAGCGTTGCATTGCCGTTTCTCGATTCGATGGTGCCTGCAGGCCGGCTCCGCAGCGCGGCTGCGCAGGATGCCGCGGACCCGACACGACTGGTTGCGATTGAGTTGGTGCACGGTGCGGCGGGCAGTAATGAGTGGGGTTCCACCCAGAACCTTTGGTCTCCGGCCACGGTGGGACGTGAATACGATCTGACACCGAGCTCCCTGCTGCCCCTCGATCCGTGGCGGGAGTACCTGACAATCGTCTCGAACACCGATGTTCGGATGGCCGAGGCGTTTCAGCCTCACGAGATTGGCGGAGACCATTTCCGCTCTTCATCGGTCTTCTTGACGCAGTCGCATCCGAAGCAGACCGAGAGTTCCGACGTGTATGTCGGATCCTCGCTTGACCAGATCTACGCGCGCCGGTTTGGGCAGAACACGCCGATTCCGTCGATGCAGCTTTGTATCGAAAATGTGGATCAGGCGGGTGGCTGCGCGTACGGCTACTCCTGCGTCTACACCGATTCGATCAGCTGGGCGTCACCGACAGAGCCGCTCCCGATGATCCGTGATCCTCGGGTCGCCTTCGACCTTCTGTTCGGAGCCGGCGGCACCCCGGAGGAGCGAGCTCGGAGACGGCGGACCAGTTCCAGTATTCTGGACTGGATCACCGAGGACATGGCGCGTATGCGCAGGGAGCTTGGTCCGGGTGACTACGTACGCCTCGATCGATACCTCGACAATGTCCGTGAGATCGAACGTAGGATTCAGGCTATCGAGGTACAAAACGCGAGCGGGGAAGAGCGAGACCTTCCGGGCGCACCGCCCGGCGTACCCGATTCATTCACCGAGCACATGCACCTGATGTTCGACCTGCAAGCTCTCGCGTTTGCGTCGGACATGACCCGTGTCTTTTCGCTCAAAACCGGGCGCGACGCATCGTCTCGGGTCTATCCAGAGAGCGGTACCGAAACTCCGTTCCATCCCGCTTCCCACCATGGCGGACGTGAAGCGGCCATTCTGGACTTTGCCGAGATCAACAAATTCCATGTGAGCATGCTGCCGTACTTTCTCCAGAAGTTGAAGGATATCGACGAGGGCGGTACCGATCTCCTCGAGAAGACGATGATCGTCTTCGGATCTCCGATGGCTGACGGCAACGTGCACAACCATCGGCGGGCACCGCTCATCGTGCTTGGGCACGCAAATGGGAAGCTCGATGGCAACATGCATCTGCGGGCGCCCGACGGAACACCGATGGCAAATGCCATGCTGTCGATGCTGCATTCGCTTGGACACGACGATATGGAGAGCTTCGGTGACAGTACGGGAGAGTTCCCCTTGACGTTGCCCGCAGCCACGCCTGACCGGTAG
- a CDS encoding DUF1592 domain-containing protein, producing the protein MTGLKTTFAAAALGSALVLVGGSAQDSAIRWPGFGGASSNGVHILSNDAVIASSGVSATDRSVSAAAMDGNDVIEEYCVRCHSERRLRGNLSLEGFDADNPEAMGEVAEKMIVKLRAGMMPPPGVSRPEGDTLEVLVAALEDRLDAVAERSPNPGSRTFQRLNQAEYAASVRSLLGLQIDGADYLPPDTKSANFDNIADVQMLSPTLLDAYLNAAAEVSRLAVGDPSATSTETQYRVPRWASQTERVQGAPYGTRGGVSEVHNFPADGDYIFRMSFHHETTGTVVGNGSSALNTTSEAPEQVEISIDGERVALLEVDRWMHVSNPGGVEIRSPAIAISAGPHRVTAAFLQMADGPVQDLIAPHDWSLASTAIAGTYGIMSVPHMRDLVVVGPENVTGLSDTPFRRAIFTCRPTARAEEVPCASSIIERLGSEAFRRSLTDDDREALLSFYSYGSEDGGFEIGIRTAIEAMLASPHFVFRFEEAPAGTQAGTAYSIADDDLAARLSYFLWGLPPDAELVRLAQQGELSNDETLEAQVRRMLADSRSEALGTRFAAQWLRLQDLDKVHPDVRLEPDFHQQLADAMLRETELFFSSIVREDRPMFELYTADYTYVNERLARHYGMEDVMGDEFRRVQYSDENRRGLLGHASILTLTSHAGRTSPVLRGKWVMEVMMGTPPPPPPPGVPALEETDASEGGRVLTTRERMEVHRANPTCNSCHRFMDPIGLALDSYGVTGKWRIRENGNALDTRGDFYDGTPITSPVALQEALLARPIPLVRTFTANLMAYGLGRRVEYFDQPTIREIVREAEDQDYRMSAFFLGVVMSDAFRMQEVPVIVDQELN; encoded by the coding sequence ATGACTGGATTGAAAACGACGTTCGCCGCAGCCGCACTGGGGAGCGCCCTCGTGCTGGTGGGTGGGTCTGCCCAGGATTCTGCAATCAGATGGCCTGGGTTTGGCGGGGCCAGCTCGAATGGCGTCCACATTCTGTCGAATGATGCGGTGATTGCCAGTTCGGGCGTGTCTGCAACGGATCGCTCGGTGAGTGCCGCTGCCATGGACGGTAACGACGTGATCGAGGAATACTGCGTTCGCTGCCACTCCGAGCGTCGACTACGGGGCAATCTTTCCCTGGAGGGCTTCGACGCGGACAATCCCGAGGCTATGGGTGAGGTCGCGGAGAAGATGATCGTCAAGCTTCGGGCAGGGATGATGCCGCCTCCGGGCGTCTCTCGTCCTGAGGGAGACACGCTCGAAGTTCTGGTCGCGGCCCTTGAGGATCGACTCGACGCTGTAGCAGAGCGCAGTCCGAATCCTGGAAGCCGGACGTTCCAGCGTCTAAATCAGGCGGAGTACGCAGCTTCGGTGCGGTCGCTGCTCGGATTGCAGATCGACGGCGCTGACTACCTCCCGCCCGACACCAAGAGCGCGAACTTTGACAACATCGCAGACGTGCAGATGCTCTCCCCGACGTTGCTCGACGCTTATCTGAATGCGGCGGCGGAGGTGAGCCGTCTCGCAGTCGGAGACCCTAGCGCGACGTCGACTGAGACACAGTACCGTGTTCCACGATGGGCGTCTCAGACGGAGCGCGTGCAGGGAGCGCCATACGGCACTCGTGGTGGCGTCTCGGAGGTGCACAACTTCCCGGCTGACGGAGACTACATCTTCCGGATGTCGTTTCATCACGAGACCACAGGAACGGTGGTCGGAAACGGCAGCTCCGCCCTGAACACGACGTCCGAAGCTCCGGAGCAGGTTGAAATTTCGATCGATGGCGAACGCGTTGCGCTCCTTGAGGTCGACCGCTGGATGCATGTGTCAAACCCCGGCGGAGTAGAGATTCGGTCTCCAGCCATCGCGATTTCTGCAGGCCCACATCGGGTGACGGCGGCTTTCCTCCAGATGGCGGACGGCCCGGTTCAGGATCTGATCGCGCCACATGACTGGTCCTTGGCGAGCACGGCCATCGCTGGCACCTACGGCATCATGTCCGTGCCGCATATGCGAGACCTCGTGGTCGTGGGGCCGGAGAACGTGACGGGCCTTTCAGACACGCCTTTCAGGCGCGCGATCTTCACCTGTCGGCCGACCGCTCGTGCAGAGGAGGTGCCGTGCGCCTCATCGATTATTGAAAGACTCGGGTCGGAGGCATTTCGTCGCTCCCTTACGGACGACGACCGCGAAGCGCTTCTGAGTTTCTATTCCTACGGTAGCGAGGACGGAGGCTTCGAGATTGGAATTCGCACTGCCATCGAAGCGATGCTGGCTAGTCCGCATTTCGTATTCCGATTCGAAGAGGCGCCCGCGGGAACTCAGGCTGGGACGGCCTATTCCATTGCGGATGATGATCTCGCCGCTCGCCTCTCGTACTTCCTGTGGGGGCTGCCCCCTGATGCCGAACTGGTTCGTCTCGCTCAACAGGGCGAACTGTCCAACGACGAGACGCTTGAAGCTCAGGTACGCAGGATGCTAGCGGACTCGCGTTCTGAGGCTCTGGGAACGCGATTCGCTGCTCAGTGGCTGCGGCTCCAGGACCTGGATAAGGTCCATCCGGACGTACGCCTCGAGCCTGATTTTCATCAGCAGCTTGCAGACGCCATGCTGCGAGAGACGGAGTTGTTCTTCTCGAGCATCGTGCGGGAAGACCGACCGATGTTCGAGTTGTATACGGCCGACTACACGTATGTGAATGAACGGCTCGCCCGGCACTACGGCATGGAAGACGTCATGGGCGACGAATTCAGGCGCGTCCAGTATTCAGATGAGAACCGCAGAGGGCTGCTGGGTCACGCGAGTATTCTCACCCTTACGTCTCATGCAGGTCGAACTTCTCCGGTTCTTCGTGGAAAGTGGGTCATGGAAGTCATGATGGGCACCCCGCCTCCTCCTCCTCCTCCGGGCGTGCCAGCCCTCGAGGAGACGGATGCATCAGAAGGGGGGCGCGTGCTCACGACGCGAGAGCGCATGGAGGTTCACAGGGCGAATCCGACCTGTAACTCCTGCCACCGCTTCATGGATCCGATCGGCCTAGCGCTGGACAGCTACGGTGTGACCGGAAAATGGCGCATTCGGGAGAACGGAAATGCTCTCGATACGCGGGGCGATTTCTACGACGGCACTCCGATCACCAGCCCTGTTGCACTCCAGGAAGCATTGCTGGCACGACCGATTCCCCTCGTCCGGACCTTTACGGCCAATCTCATGGCCTACGGATTGGGGCGGCGGGTGGAGTACTTCGACCAGCCAACGATTCGGGAGATCGTACGCGAAGCAGAAGATCAGGACTATCGCATGTCCGCCTTCTTCCTCGGGGTCGTGATGAGTGACGCGTTCAGGATGCAGGAAGTGCCAGTTATAGTGGACCAAGAATTGAACTGA
- a CDS encoding DUF1552 domain-containing protein: MPYISGSHLERRTFLKGVGASVALPFLDAMVPAGRLSGAAAAADDPTRVVAIELVHGTAGCSDWGASQNLWNPAEAGRHFDLTTSALRPLESWRDHLTIVSNTDVRMAEAFEAHEIGGDHFRSSAVFLTQSHPKQTRGSDVFAGTSMDQIYAGRFGQDTPIPSMQLCIEPVDQSGGCAYGYSCVYTDTISWASPDQPLPMIRDPRIVFNMLFGAGSSEADRARRRRTNSSILDWITGEIAYLKRELGPNDAVRLERYLDNVREIERRIQAVEARNNTGEERALPGAPAGVPDSFEEHMRLMFDLQALAFTSNMTRVFSFKIGRDASGRVYPESGTDRAFHPASHHGGREEAILDFHKINEYHVSMLPYFLEKLQSLEEGDGTMLDKTMIVFGSPMADGNLHNHRRCPFVVLGGANGQLDGNVHLKAPDGTPMANVMLSLMHKLGLDDLEGFGDSTGDFSLSSPYAALPTG, from the coding sequence ATGCCATACATCTCAGGCTCACATCTGGAACGCCGGACCTTCCTCAAGGGGGTGGGCGCATCGGTTGCGCTCCCTTTCCTTGATGCAATGGTTCCCGCGGGCCGTCTCTCGGGCGCCGCTGCTGCGGCTGACGACCCAACTCGGGTGGTGGCGATTGAACTCGTCCACGGCACGGCCGGATGCAGCGACTGGGGCGCGTCTCAGAACCTCTGGAACCCGGCTGAGGCCGGTCGTCATTTCGACCTCACGACGAGTGCGCTTCGGCCTCTTGAATCTTGGCGGGACCACCTCACGATCGTCAGCAACACCGACGTGCGGATGGCTGAGGCCTTTGAAGCGCACGAGATCGGCGGTGACCATTTCCGTTCGAGTGCCGTATTCCTGACCCAGTCTCATCCGAAGCAGACACGAGGCTCCGATGTTTTTGCCGGCACCTCGATGGATCAGATCTATGCCGGCCGCTTTGGGCAGGATACGCCGATTCCGTCCATGCAGCTTTGCATCGAACCGGTCGATCAGTCCGGAGGGTGCGCGTACGGGTACTCGTGCGTGTACACGGACACCATCAGTTGGGCGTCACCGGACCAGCCGCTGCCGATGATTCGCGATCCACGCATCGTTTTCAACATGCTTTTCGGGGCGGGCAGCAGCGAAGCCGACCGAGCGCGCCGCCGGCGCACCAACAGCAGTATCCTCGACTGGATCACAGGCGAGATCGCTTATCTGAAGCGTGAGCTGGGCCCGAATGATGCCGTCCGACTGGAGCGCTACTTGGACAATGTCCGAGAGATCGAGCGGCGCATCCAGGCGGTTGAGGCTCGGAACAACACAGGTGAAGAACGCGCGCTCCCAGGAGCTCCGGCAGGTGTGCCCGACTCTTTCGAAGAGCACATGCGCCTGATGTTTGACCTTCAGGCGCTGGCATTCACATCCAATATGACGCGCGTGTTCAGCTTCAAGATCGGACGCGATGCCTCCGGCCGTGTTTATCCGGAAAGTGGGACGGATCGTGCCTTTCACCCGGCGTCCCATCACGGGGGAAGAGAAGAGGCGATTCTCGATTTCCACAAGATCAACGAGTACCACGTCAGTATGCTTCCTTATTTCCTTGAAAAATTGCAAAGTCTTGAGGAAGGTGATGGCACAATGCTCGACAAGACGATGATTGTTTTCGGGTCACCGATGGCCGACGGCAATCTCCACAACCATCGGAGGTGCCCATTTGTCGTATTAGGTGGAGCCAACGGTCAACTGGATGGAAACGTTCATTTGAAGGCTCCTGACGGCACCCCAATGGCGAACGTAATGCTGAGCCTCATGCACAAACTTGGACTCGACGACCTCGAGGGCTTCGGTGACAGTACCGGAGATTTCTCCCTTTCGTCGCCTTACGCGGCCCTGCCGACGGGATGA
- a CDS encoding DUF1592 domain-containing protein, whose translation MKTLATTLAAAGALLVLGGRPVPDSRPQAPVRVDAVAATRTDEALIEQYCVRCHSDRRLRGNLSLEAYDPSAPHLQASTTEKMIVKLRAGMMPPPGATRPAGDSLQALVQRLEARIDEAASAAPDPGGRTFQRLNRAEYARSIHDLLGLEIDAGAYLPLDTKSENFDNIADVQMLSPTLLDAYLGAAAEISRLAVGDMDAAPRDRTYSVSGYSSQIERVAGAPFGTRGGASVVHNFPADGEYVFSIIFEHTTTGDGFAGQLARGEKVEISIDGEPMALIDVDSWLSYSDPWGITMRTEALAVRAGPRRVTAAFLATSEGPVDDLMSPHDWSIADRHTGMGGYGLTLLPHLRDLVVAGPYRVTGISDHSVRDRIFTCRPTTQGEEEPCARAIVADLAGTAYRRPLQARDLDGLMRFYEEGTTEGGFEVGVRTALQAILASPHFVFRFEGASAGETSETYAISDHALASRLSFFLWGVPPDDRLREIAESGNLSDRDVLTAEIRRMLSDSRAEALGTRFAAQWLRLQDLDKVHPDTYWFPDFDQQLADAMRRETELFFTSLVREDRSVLDLFTADYTYLNERLARHYGIPGVLGDEFRRVEYGAADRQGLLGHGSVLTLTSHGDRTSPVLRGKWVMEVLMGTPPPPPPPGVPDLEETDRAENGRALSTRERMEAHRANPTCNSCHRFIDPIGLALDSYDVTGRYRIRENGAPIDTRGELYDGTPIDSPAALVEALMRRPAPLVRTFTQNLMAYGLGRRVEYFDQPTIRAIERDAAQDGYRMSTFVTGVVLSDAFLMQRSTEAISETSGVATGYNN comes from the coding sequence TTGAAGACGCTCGCGACGACTCTGGCAGCGGCAGGTGCGTTGCTCGTACTCGGCGGTCGTCCTGTGCCCGATTCGAGACCTCAAGCACCGGTCCGGGTAGACGCCGTTGCTGCGACCCGGACAGACGAGGCCCTCATCGAGCAGTACTGCGTTCGCTGTCACAGTGACCGCCGCCTCAGGGGGAATCTATCGCTTGAGGCCTACGACCCATCGGCACCGCATCTGCAGGCGTCGACGACCGAGAAGATGATCGTCAAGCTCCGGGCCGGCATGATGCCGCCGCCTGGCGCCACCCGTCCCGCAGGCGACTCGTTACAGGCTCTGGTCCAGAGACTCGAGGCTCGAATCGACGAGGCTGCATCAGCCGCACCCGACCCGGGTGGACGAACGTTCCAGAGATTGAATCGCGCTGAATACGCTCGATCCATTCATGATCTTCTCGGTCTGGAGATCGATGCCGGCGCCTACCTACCGCTCGATACGAAGAGTGAGAATTTCGACAACATTGCCGATGTGCAGATGCTGTCCCCGACGCTCCTGGACGCCTATCTGGGGGCCGCTGCCGAGATCAGTCGTCTCGCAGTTGGTGATATGGACGCTGCGCCACGCGACAGGACCTACAGCGTTTCGGGCTACAGCTCTCAGATTGAGAGGGTCGCGGGGGCCCCGTTTGGGACACGTGGCGGCGCCTCGGTCGTCCACAACTTCCCGGCAGATGGGGAATACGTGTTCTCGATCATTTTCGAGCACACCACCACAGGGGATGGCTTCGCCGGCCAGCTCGCGCGCGGCGAGAAAGTCGAGATTTCGATCGATGGTGAGCCCATGGCTCTGATCGATGTCGATTCCTGGTTGAGCTACTCGGACCCATGGGGAATCACCATGCGTACCGAGGCGTTGGCTGTACGTGCGGGACCACGCCGGGTCACCGCGGCCTTTCTGGCGACGTCAGAGGGACCGGTGGACGACCTCATGTCACCCCACGACTGGTCGATAGCGGACAGGCATACCGGAATGGGCGGGTACGGACTCACGCTCCTTCCGCATTTGCGGGACCTGGTCGTGGCCGGGCCGTATCGGGTGACCGGCATCTCGGACCACTCGGTTCGAGACCGCATCTTCACATGCCGCCCGACAACCCAGGGCGAGGAAGAACCCTGTGCCCGTGCGATCGTCGCGGACCTCGCGGGGACCGCATACCGACGTCCGCTCCAAGCACGGGACCTAGACGGCCTCATGAGGTTTTACGAGGAGGGGACTACCGAGGGTGGGTTCGAGGTCGGGGTCCGTACGGCGCTCCAGGCCATTCTTGCGAGCCCGCACTTCGTCTTCCGGTTCGAGGGCGCATCGGCGGGAGAGACCTCCGAGACGTATGCGATCAGCGATCACGCGCTGGCGTCGAGACTTTCGTTCTTCCTGTGGGGCGTCCCTCCCGACGACCGACTTAGAGAAATCGCGGAGTCCGGGAATCTGTCCGACAGGGATGTGCTGACCGCAGAGATACGCCGCATGCTCAGCGATTCTCGGGCGGAGGCGCTCGGGACGAGATTCGCGGCTCAATGGCTCAGGCTCCAGGATCTCGACAAGGTCCACCCCGATACGTACTGGTTCCCTGATTTCGATCAGCAGCTCGCCGACGCGATGCGTCGCGAGACGGAACTCTTCTTTACCAGCCTCGTGAGGGAGGACCGAAGCGTCCTCGACTTGTTCACCGCCGACTACACTTATCTGAATGAGCGCCTGGCACGGCACTACGGGATTCCCGGTGTTCTCGGTGATGAGTTCCGCCGAGTGGAATATGGCGCCGCTGACCGTCAGGGTCTCCTCGGGCACGGAAGTGTGCTGACGCTCACCTCCCACGGAGACCGCACATCACCGGTTCTTCGCGGGAAGTGGGTCATGGAAGTGCTGATGGGGACGCCACCACCACCACCGCCTCCGGGTGTGCCGGATCTCGAGGAAACGGACCGGGCCGAAAATGGGCGGGCTCTCTCTACGCGTGAGCGGATGGAGGCACACCGAGCCAACCCGACGTGCAATTCCTGTCACCGCTTCATCGACCCGATCGGCCTCGCGCTGGATAGCTACGACGTGACAGGGCGGTATCGGATTCGTGAGAACGGAGCGCCAATCGACACTCGGGGGGAACTTTACGACGGCACTCCCATCGACTCGCCAGCAGCGCTTGTGGAGGCACTCATGCGTCGGCCGGCACCCCTTGTTCGGACCTTCACGCAGAACCTCATGGCTTATGGCCTCGGGCGTAGAGTGGAGTACTTCGATCAGCCGACGATTCGCGCCATTGAGCGTGACGCCGCACAGGATGGATACCGGATGTCGACCTTTGTGACCGGCGTGGTATTGAGTGACGCATTTCTGATGCAGCGATCGACGGAGGCAATCTCCGAAACCTCTGGTGTCGCAACGGGATACAACAACTAG
- a CDS encoding amidohydrolase family protein: MNQKSLWYPTLLVAICASCGPAEPTVPTTAFTGATVWDGTGSDPVANATIVVQEGRVLSVTPGGAAPAGATVVNLGGRYVTPGFINVHGHVSGIWAPEGTTGEMATVRADLDLFARYGITTVNSLGDEGPVLAARNASTPLDARARLFASGPVITDIDADAARATALAIADAGVDWLKLRVDDNLGTSEKMPWTAVEAVLNVANERGLRLATHLFYLEDAKRLLEMGTGMVAHSVRDTAVDEAFLSQLGESGVCYVPTLTREVSTFVYGDRPEFFDDPFFTKHAHAGQLARVSDPEFMARTAASPTAAGYRTALFQAMANVKTVSDAGLPVGMGTDAGPAGRFPGYFEHMELWMMVDAGMTPEEVLLSATSVAASCLAEDDIGTLEAGNWADFIVFEDDPLADILATRSLESVYIAGGIVR; this comes from the coding sequence ATGAATCAGAAAAGTCTTTGGTACCCGACCCTGCTCGTCGCCATCTGCGCCAGCTGTGGGCCAGCTGAGCCGACCGTTCCGACCACCGCGTTTACAGGCGCTACCGTCTGGGACGGGACGGGGTCAGATCCGGTGGCCAACGCGACCATTGTTGTTCAGGAGGGCCGGGTCCTCTCGGTGACGCCTGGTGGCGCTGCTCCGGCCGGTGCAACGGTCGTCAATCTCGGCGGACGCTACGTCACGCCCGGATTCATCAACGTGCACGGACATGTCAGCGGTATCTGGGCCCCCGAGGGGACCACCGGTGAGATGGCCACGGTCCGTGCCGACCTCGATCTCTTCGCCCGTTACGGGATTACGACGGTCAACAGCCTAGGAGACGAGGGTCCCGTACTCGCTGCTCGCAACGCGTCAACGCCCCTCGACGCGCGCGCTCGACTGTTCGCCTCAGGGCCCGTGATCACCGATATCGACGCAGACGCGGCCCGAGCGACTGCCCTGGCGATTGCCGATGCCGGTGTCGACTGGCTCAAACTGAGGGTCGACGACAACCTCGGGACCAGCGAGAAGATGCCCTGGACGGCGGTCGAAGCCGTATTGAACGTCGCAAACGAGCGGGGGCTCCGACTGGCCACACATCTCTTCTATCTCGAAGACGCCAAACGACTTCTCGAGATGGGAACGGGCATGGTGGCCCACTCGGTCCGGGACACCGCGGTGGACGAGGCCTTTCTGTCTCAACTCGGCGAGTCCGGCGTGTGCTATGTCCCCACGCTGACCCGCGAGGTGAGCACCTTCGTGTACGGGGACCGTCCCGAATTTTTCGATGACCCGTTCTTCACCAAACACGCCCATGCCGGGCAACTGGCTCGCGTCTCTGACCCCGAGTTTATGGCCCGAACCGCAGCAAGCCCCACTGCTGCCGGTTATCGCACAGCACTATTCCAGGCGATGGCCAACGTGAAAACGGTGTCAGACGCTGGATTGCCCGTGGGGATGGGGACAGACGCTGGCCCCGCCGGACGTTTCCCCGGCTACTTCGAGCACATGGAGCTCTGGATGATGGTCGACGCCGGCATGACCCCGGAGGAGGTGCTCCTCAGTGCCACGTCCGTTGCCGCGTCATGTCTCGCTGAAGACGACATCGGCACCCTCGAAGCTGGCAACTGGGCCGACTTCATCGTGTTCGAAGATGACCCGTTAGCCGATATCTTGGCGACTCGCAGCCTCGAGTCCGTCTACATCGCCGGTGGGATCGTTCGCTAG
- a CDS encoding aquaporin family protein translates to MQPTQPHLRGEVPLNRYVTELIGTFFLVFTIGMVGTAGSPMAPLAISAVLIALVYMGGHVSGAHYNPAVTIAIYLRGAMEKSDIAPYIGAQLIGAALAATAVPRITGQMFAPTPGVDGIAGPLLAEILATFALALVILNVATAKATEGNSYYGLAIGFTVMAFAFSVGDVSGGAFNPAVGTGLIIVDALIGGGTFDDLWLYWVGPILGAVAAVPVFRMQNPDSGEG, encoded by the coding sequence GTGCAGCCCACCCAACCCCACCTCCGCGGAGAAGTCCCCCTGAATCGCTACGTCACCGAGCTCATCGGAACGTTTTTTCTCGTCTTCACCATCGGCATGGTAGGTACTGCCGGTTCTCCCATGGCGCCCCTCGCGATCAGCGCAGTCCTGATAGCGCTCGTATACATGGGCGGCCATGTCTCCGGGGCTCACTACAATCCCGCCGTCACGATCGCCATATACCTGCGCGGCGCGATGGAGAAGTCTGACATCGCTCCCTACATCGGTGCACAGCTGATCGGAGCAGCGCTCGCGGCGACCGCTGTGCCCAGGATCACAGGCCAGATGTTCGCGCCCACACCGGGGGTCGATGGCATAGCCGGCCCATTGCTAGCTGAGATCCTGGCGACCTTCGCTCTCGCCCTAGTCATCCTGAACGTCGCCACAGCCAAGGCGACCGAAGGTAATTCGTACTACGGCCTCGCGATCGGATTTACCGTCATGGCCTTCGCCTTCTCGGTCGGCGATGTGTCCGGGGGGGCGTTCAACCCGGCGGTTGGCACAGGATTGATCATCGTGGATGCACTGATAGGTGGCGGCACCTTCGATGACCTCTGGCTCTACTGGGTCGGCCCGATTCTCGGAGCGGTCGCGGCAGTCCCGGTCTTCCGGATGCAGAACCCGGATAGTGGCGAGGGTTGA